CAGCCCTAGGTCATCGGCGCGGTGGTTGTAGAGGTAGTACAGGGCCAGCGCCGCCAAAAAGGGCACGTACAGGCGCACGATGCGGTTGAGCACAAATTGCCGGAAGTGGGAGCCGTTAATCTTTACCGACTCGTCGGGGTGGAAGTACTTCCACGATAACACCAGGCCGCTAAGCACAAAAAACAGCGAAACCGCGTCGCTGCCGTTGAACACCATCGAACCCAGTTTGTAACTTAGGGTTTCGGCCCAGCGCCAACCGATAAAGTGATAAATCATCACGGAGAAGGCCGCCAGGCCTCTCACACTATCCAGATACTCAACTCGACGCATACGCAGCGTGGCTCACAGATACTGCCAGCGCGCTATCTGCCCGCTGTTTATCCGCCAAAAATCCGCAGAATTTCCGGGTATAGCGTATGGGCCGCTGCACATATCTGCTGCACAGCCGAATTGGTTGCTACGGGAGCTGCCCGGTTGGTCGCCGCACCCGGCGGCACCATTCCCTAGGTTGGGCGGCAAGGCGTGTTAAGCGGCAGCCAGATGTTGGTTGAGGCGGGACACGAGCAGACGCATCATCTTTTCGTTCTGGCCGAAGGAGAACGGGAGTCTGCCGCGGCGGTGGCCAATGTGCAAAACGTTCAAAAGCAACCGGTTTGGCTGGATTAAAGCAATGCCCACCTGGCTAATATAGCCATCGGTAAAAGCCCGTACTACCTGCGGGGTGTTTTGCTGGATGTTCCAGTTCAACTCTCCAAAAACTGTCTGGATCAGCTGCCAATTGGCCTCCGCGCTCAGCCCGGTTTCGAGGGTTGTCAAACGGTTTTCGCGAAGCTGGCAGTACACGGCGTAGAAAAACAGCCAGCCCAAAAACGGAAACAGCAAAAGCGCAATCGTCCGGTAGAAAGCCGTAGGGCCATTACCCACAAAATACCCACACAGGCCCCAGTACACCAGGAAAAGCAACGCGGCAAATACCTTGGTTGACCAATTGGGCGGAATAGCCAGCCGGTTTTCGCGGACTGACGTGGCTACTTGCTCTTCGCTGAGGTTGGGGTACCAGAAGCTCATAGCTGCCAGAGGTCGGGAGTGGGTTGAGCTTTAGTGCCTGAATTATTTCGGAAGCATCAAATTATGCCGGCTTAAGTTTCAAACGCACCAAAGTAAGTACTGGGTGAGCAACGTTTTGAGGGTCATATTCTAACGAGCGGAAAACTTCAAACCAGTATACCCGGTACTTATGATCCATAAGTTTGAGGTATGTCTTGCCAGAAACTTCCTTAATCTTGAACCAATATAATCCACTGCCATTTATTGCTGAAGTAAAATAGCCATGACCTACACAAGGAAAGTAAGATGACTGGCTGATGGTTGATCTTGAAGTGAAAGACCAATCCAGAAACTTACAAACCCCTTGTGCTGCCAAGTAGTAATTCCAATTGTGGAAAGAGACAGTGTCCCTGGTGCTGATATTAGAAGTATCCTCGGCAATCCAGTTTGGGTGCAGTGAATAAGGCTTCTTTCTGCTTTCTGCGAAATCTTGTCGTAATGTTTTCTTCAACGAGCCTTGGGCGAAGCTGGAGTTAACACTTAAAGACAGGCAGATTAGCAACAGCAGCCGCATAGATAAAGTCAAATACTACTTCAGCTCCAGCAGCACCACATTCTCCACGTGGTGGGTGTGCGGGAACATATCTACCGGCTGCACGCGCGTTACGCGGTAGGTGTCGGCCAGCAACTCTAGGTCGCGGGCTTGGGTAGCGGGGTTGCAGCTCACGTACACTACGCGCGGGGCGCGCAGCTCGATGAGGCGGTTTACCACATCTGCGTGCATGCCGGCGCGGGGCGGGTCGGTGATGATGACGTCGGGGCGACCGTGCTCGTCGGTAAATTCCTTGGTGAGCACGTCCTTCATGTCGCCGGCGTAGAACTTGGTGTTCTGCACGCCGTTGATTTCCGAGTTCAGCTTCGCGTCTTCAATGGCCTGCGCCACGTACTCCACGCCGATTACCTTGCGGGCCTGCTTGGCCACGAAGTTGGCAATGGTGCCGGCGCCGGTGTAGAGGTCGTACACCAGCTCCGTGCCGGTGAGGCCGGCAAAGTCGCGGGCAATTTTGTACAGCTCGTACGCTTGCTCCGAGTTGGTTTGGTAGAACGATTTCGGCCCCACGCGGAAGCGCAGACCCTCCATCTCCTCGTGGATGTAGGGCAGACCCTTGTAGCACACCACTTCCAGGCCGTCGAGCGAGTCGTTGCCCTTGTCGTTGAGCACGTAGTTCATCGACGTGATTTCCGGGAACAGCTCCAGCAGGTGGTCCAGAATAACCGGAATCATCTGGTGCTGGCGGTAGAACGCGGCCACCACCATGATTTCGCCGGTGCTCTTGGCCGTGCGGATGGTGAGCGTGCGCAGCAACCCGGTGTGCTTCATCAGGTTGCCGAAGCGCAGGTTGTTGGTGCGCGCGTAATCGCGGAAGGCCAGGCGAATCTGGTTGCTCGGGTCGGGCTGCAGCCAGCAGTGCTGGATGTCGATGATCTTATCGAAGCGCGAGGGCAGGTGGTAGCCCAGCACGCGGCGGTCGTACTGCTGCGACTCGTCGGCAATCTGCTCCGAGGTCAGCCAGCCGTTGTAGCTGAAGGTGTACTCCAGCTTGTTGCGGTAGTAGGTGGTTTCCTTCGAACCCAGAATGGGCATAATCTCGGGCAACTCAACCTTGCCGATCCGCTGCAGCGTGTCCTCCACCTGTTGCTGCTTGTACTGAAGCTGGGTTTCGTAGCCTAGGTGCTGCCACTTGCAGCCGCCGCAGGTGCCAAAGTGCATGCAGAAGGGCTGCACGCGCAGCTCCGAGTACTTGTGAAAGTGCACGGGTACAGCCTCCAGAAAGCTCTTTTTCGACTTGGTGATGCGCAGGTCGACCACGTCGCCGGGCGCTACGCCCGACACGAAAATGACGAGGTTGTTGTGGCGCACGAGGCACTTGCCCTCGGCTACCATGTCTTGTATTACCACTTCGCGGAGGTCCTCCGCGGGGATCTTCTTCGGATTGGGCATTACTTGATTCACAAGCGCAAAGATAACCCACGGATTTTTGCGGATTTGCCGGAATGCATGGATTTTAGGCTGCGCCTGCATCCTCGTACCAACCCTTGCCTTAACCCTTGAAGCCCAAGCGATATGCCGGGCCAATGAACCTAGGGCCGTTGTCCCACAGGGCGACTAACTGTTCTGCTCAAGCCAACGCTATTTGCTTGGCTCGAAACGAGCAGACGCGGCGACAGAACATGACCACTGCTAAGCCAATGACGACGCTACGCGACCTAGGGCGCCGCCAGGGCGGGCGAGGAACGCGGCATGAAAATCAGGGCATCGAACTCGCGGCGCAGATTGTGGCGGTTGAAAGGCGCTTTCGATTCGAAAATGCCTACGTCGCGCAGCAGCAGGTTTTGATAGAGCCATTGCGTGCCGGGCGCCAGGGCGGGGCTGCGCACATCGAGCAACGACAACGGCAGCTTGGCCGCATGAAAGTAGTACTCGTAGGTGCCCACCGGCGCGGCCGTGGCCTCGGCCCGCACAAAGGTGCTCGTGCTTTGGTCCTCGGCCCGAAACGAGCCTTCGTGGAAAGCCATGCCCACGGCGAAATACGCCGGGCCGTAGGCGCGGCGCAGCCATTCGCCTAGGTTGCGCTCGGCGCCTTCGCCCTCGGCAGCTACGTGGGCGTTGTGCGCCCACACCGCCACCTTGGCGCCGGCCAGCTGCCCGCGCAGCCAGTGCACGTTTTCGGCCATGCAAGCATCGCGGTACGCACTGCCGAACACTTTTTTCAGGCTGATAAATGTGCTGTATTGCTCAATCAGGTGCAGCATCTGGCGCTGCCAGGCCACATCGGGCAGGTCGGTATCGTCGCGCAGTTTGCTTTGCATCTCGAAACCGCCGCGCAGCTCGGCCAGCTGGCTGCGCAGGGCTTGCAGCGCAGCACCTGGCCGGCTGTCGGCGGCAAACGGGTTCAGGGGCGATTCGCTTCGGCGCAGCTCTTTCACCTGGTTTTCGATGCGGGTGAGCAGGGCGTGCAGGTCGGTGCGCTTGGCGGGTACTTGCGCGCGCAAGTAGGCAATGGCGTCGTACGGGTGCTGCATATCCATGCCCAGCAGCTGAATTTTGGTGCTGGCGCGCTCGTTGTGGGTGCGCATCCATTGCACCAGCTCCAGCACCTCGGCGGTGTTCCACACACCTAGGCTCCGTACCAATTGGCGCACGTCGCCTTCGCCGGTGAGCACGTAGCGGTTGAGGGCCAGGCACGTGCCCATGTTGGCCTCCAGCACCAGCGCCCGCACGCCTTTTTGCTCTACCAGGTAGCGAAACAAACGGTGCTTTACCTGAAAAATCTCGCGCGAGCCGTGCGTTACCTCGCCCAGGCCGATTACCTCGGCCGCGCCTACCAGCTGCCCAAAGGCCGCCAAATAGCGCACGTCGCCGCCATCGGGCTGCACGGTGCGCAGGGGCCGAGCGGCCTGGCGCAGCCACGCCAGCTCGGCCGCCGTGGGTAGGCCGGCCGCCCTAGGTGGCCGCGGGGTGTAGGGGCGCCCGTTAATAAGCAGCTGCACGTTGTCGATCCAAATTGGCTCGCCGCCGTCGAGGCGCACGCCCAGGGCCAGTTGCTTCGCAAACGAGTTGTGCGAAATGGGCACCGAAAGCTCAAAGGCTTGCCAACCGTTGGCCGCCGGGGCGCCGGCAGTTACCGGCGTTGCCGAAAAGCTTTCGCGCTCACGAAACGGCCAACCAGAACGGTCGTCGTGGGTGAGCATGGCGTGGTAGAGCACGAGAGGTTTATTGGTTGCCCGACCAGCTGAGTAACGCACGTGTCCGCGCACCACCAGCGTTTGGCCGTGCAGCGTATCGAGCGGCACTACGCCTAGGTAGGCGTAGGGGGCGGCAGCGCCCGGCACCGGCAGCAGCTGCAGGCTGGAGCGGCCGTTTTGGGCCAGCGTCGAATCGAGGCGCCAGCGGTACTGCGTGGGTGGGGTAGCGGTGGCGGGGCCGCGCCGCTCGAAATTCCAATCGGGCAACGGGGTGGTGGTGCTCAGCAGCAGCGGCTCGGTGCCTGGCAGGGGCGCATTGCGGTACGTGCGGCCGTTGTAGTGTACCTGCAAATCATCGAGCCAAACGGTGCCCTGGCCCCAAAACCGCAGGCCCAGCAGCAGCTGCTCGGCCTCCGCGCCCACGGGCAGCTGAATTTGCAGGCGCTGCCAATCGGCCGCAGGGGCAAGTTCGGCGGCGGGCGGGGTGTCGTGCGAGGCCAGATTGGCGCCGTGCCCGGCGGTTTGGGCGTGGGCGTAGAGCCACACTTTGCCAGCAAAGCCTTTGGTCCGTACCCAGCCCGTGATGGTAGCCGCGTGCCCGCGCAGCGAGTCGATGGGCTCGAGGGTGGTGTAAATGGCGGCGCCTACCGGCTCGGGGGCGCGGGTGGCATCAATCAGCAAACTGCCCCGGCCGTGTTTGGCTTGCGTGGTATCGATGGAAAGCCGGATGGCCTGACCACCCTTGTGCGCCCACAGCAGCAGCGGCTGCCGGCGGTTGGCATCGGGCTCGAAGCTAAGATTATGAATGGCCTGGCTTGCGGCTGGAAAACCGGTCAGCAACACGAGAAATAGTAGCACAAAACGCATAGGGCCTAGGTACACGAATAAGTCGAGATTGGGCGCAAGCCCCAACAAAAAAACGCCCCCGGTTGGGGGCGTTTTTTTGTTGGTAGTGTCGAGCAACGCGTGTTAGCGCACCACCTCAAACCAGCCTTTGCTAATCTGGCCGTTGCTCTGCTTAAACTCGAAGTAGTACGTGCCGGCGGGTTGGCCATCGGCGCCCCAGGTGTTGCGGTAATTGCTGGTGCGGTACACCTCTTTGCCCCAACGGTTGAACACTGCGAAGCTGTTGCCGGGGTACAGCTCCACGCTCCGGATAAAGAACACGTCGTTGAGCCCGTCGCCGTTGGGCGTAATCACGTTGTAGAAACCGAGCTTGTTTTCGAACGCCGCATCAGCCTGGTTCGACCACGCCTGGCTGGCCTGCGCCTCCGCGCTGATGGCCTTGATGCGGAAGCCCTGGTTGAAGCCCGCCGCGCTGCTGGCAAAGCCGGCCGTGTAGGTGGGGCTGGCGGTGGCCGGCACGGTGGTCATCAGCTGCAACTGGCCGCCGTCGGCGGTGCGGTACACCTCGTAGCGGGCTACCGGGAAGCCCAGGTAGGCGCTCCAGCGCAGGGCAACTTTACCTTCGGTGCGGCCCTGGCCGGGCTCGGCGTTGGTAAGCTCCAGGCGCATGGTGGTGTGGTTGGTGCTGCTGAGGGTGGTGCCGCAGGCATTCACCAAATCGAGGCGGTACTCGTAGGCTTTGTCGTCGGTGTTTACGCCGGTGTCGGTGTAAGTAGCGGCTGTGTTGGCCACGGTGCCCACCTGCGCAAAGGCCGCCGTGCTGCCCGCGTCGCGGCGCATAATGCGTACTTGGTTGGGCGAGTTGGCGTTGTTGGGCACATTCAGCGCAAGCGTAATGCGGCGGTCGTCCTGCAAATCAACCGAGGCCGTGTTCAGCGCTACCGTAGCGTTATCGAGCACTACGCTGAAGCTGGCAGCGCAGCCCACGGCCGAGGT
The sequence above is drawn from the Hymenobacter sp. YIM 151858-1 genome and encodes:
- a CDS encoding erythromycin esterase family protein, which encodes MRFVLLFLVLLTGFPAASQAIHNLSFEPDANRRQPLLLWAHKGGQAIRLSIDTTQAKHGRGSLLIDATRAPEPVGAAIYTTLEPIDSLRGHAATITGWVRTKGFAGKVWLYAHAQTAGHGANLASHDTPPAAELAPAADWQRLQIQLPVGAEAEQLLLGLRFWGQGTVWLDDLQVHYNGRTYRNAPLPGTEPLLLSTTTPLPDWNFERRGPATATPPTQYRWRLDSTLAQNGRSSLQLLPVPGAAAPYAYLGVVPLDTLHGQTLVVRGHVRYSAGRATNKPLVLYHAMLTHDDRSGWPFRERESFSATPVTAGAPAANGWQAFELSVPISHNSFAKQLALGVRLDGGEPIWIDNVQLLINGRPYTPRPPRAAGLPTAAELAWLRQAARPLRTVQPDGGDVRYLAAFGQLVGAAEVIGLGEVTHGSREIFQVKHRLFRYLVEQKGVRALVLEANMGTCLALNRYVLTGEGDVRQLVRSLGVWNTAEVLELVQWMRTHNERASTKIQLLGMDMQHPYDAIAYLRAQVPAKRTDLHALLTRIENQVKELRRSESPLNPFAADSRPGAALQALRSQLAELRGGFEMQSKLRDDTDLPDVAWQRQMLHLIEQYSTFISLKKVFGSAYRDACMAENVHWLRGQLAGAKVAVWAHNAHVAAEGEGAERNLGEWLRRAYGPAYFAVGMAFHEGSFRAEDQSTSTFVRAEATAAPVGTYEYYFHAAKLPLSLLDVRSPALAPGTQWLYQNLLLRDVGIFESKAPFNRHNLRREFDALIFMPRSSPALAAP
- the rlmD gene encoding 23S rRNA (uracil(1939)-C(5))-methyltransferase RlmD — translated: MPNPKKIPAEDLREVVIQDMVAEGKCLVRHNNLVIFVSGVAPGDVVDLRITKSKKSFLEAVPVHFHKYSELRVQPFCMHFGTCGGCKWQHLGYETQLQYKQQQVEDTLQRIGKVELPEIMPILGSKETTYYRNKLEYTFSYNGWLTSEQIADESQQYDRRVLGYHLPSRFDKIIDIQHCWLQPDPSNQIRLAFRDYARTNNLRFGNLMKHTGLLRTLTIRTAKSTGEIMVVAAFYRQHQMIPVILDHLLELFPEITSMNYVLNDKGNDSLDGLEVVCYKGLPYIHEEMEGLRFRVGPKSFYQTNSEQAYELYKIARDFAGLTGTELVYDLYTGAGTIANFVAKQARKVIGVEYVAQAIEDAKLNSEINGVQNTKFYAGDMKDVLTKEFTDEHGRPDVIITDPPRAGMHADVVNRLIELRAPRVVYVSCNPATQARDLELLADTYRVTRVQPVDMFPHTHHVENVVLLELK